A window from Acidobacteriota bacterium encodes these proteins:
- a CDS encoding arylsulfotransferase family protein — protein sequence MRRRIAVWLLLGAGLVAVALWLRESPWPGGESAIGAGVEAPPAGRWRPLPPDRRTAGPDDAGPASSARGDAEERARVLSLPYAAGVRRAEPGTVVGVVAWAPVAAWPGVNLEVSGHASEAVLRAMDGEVLHRWRMPFERAFPEIAPNAETVFFRRAALRPEGRLIALYQTGGLVELGPQSNIVRRCAGSFYNDFFVQPGRDEANGDEGGEIWWSLAKEARRDEAGREVLEDFVVALRPGEGTTGACEELWRMSVRQALSDSPFAAVLEPRRAEGDVFHSNTIEVFDGSLADASPLFAAGNVLVSLREISTVAVLDGATGRALWAQRGPWRLQHQPTPHRGDSGGGRLLIFDNRGAPEGSRLLEIELPGGEVVWRWQADPPRAFSTPEAGSVERLPNGNLLVTESERGRAFELSPGGQVVWDFQTPHRAGRDNGLVATLMEVVRYPAALWEPPRDE from the coding sequence GTGAGACGACGGATCGCGGTGTGGTTGCTCCTCGGGGCAGGGTTGGTCGCCGTGGCCCTGTGGCTGCGGGAGAGCCCTTGGCCGGGAGGGGAATCAGCCATAGGCGCCGGTGTCGAGGCGCCGCCGGCCGGGCGCTGGCGTCCGCTGCCGCCGGATCGCCGGACCGCCGGTCCGGATGATGCCGGTCCCGCCTCATCCGCCCGGGGCGACGCCGAAGAGCGGGCGCGGGTGCTCTCCCTGCCCTACGCGGCAGGGGTGCGCCGGGCGGAGCCGGGCACTGTCGTCGGGGTGGTGGCCTGGGCGCCCGTAGCGGCCTGGCCGGGGGTGAACCTGGAGGTCTCCGGTCACGCATCCGAAGCGGTGCTGCGGGCGATGGACGGCGAGGTGCTCCACCGCTGGCGTATGCCCTTCGAGCGGGCCTTTCCGGAGATCGCTCCCAATGCCGAAACGGTGTTTTTCCGCCGCGCCGCGCTACGACCTGAGGGCCGCCTGATCGCCCTCTATCAGACCGGCGGCTTGGTGGAACTGGGGCCGCAATCGAACATCGTGCGGCGCTGTGCCGGCAGCTTCTACAACGATTTCTTCGTGCAGCCGGGCCGGGATGAAGCGAATGGAGACGAAGGCGGCGAGATTTGGTGGTCCCTCGCCAAGGAGGCGCGGCGGGACGAGGCGGGCCGCGAGGTGCTGGAGGACTTCGTGGTGGCTCTGCGGCCCGGTGAGGGCACAACCGGTGCTTGTGAAGAGCTGTGGCGGATGTCCGTGCGCCAAGCCCTCTCCGACTCGCCCTTCGCGGCCGTCCTCGAGCCGCGTCGCGCCGAAGGCGACGTCTTCCACTCGAACACGATCGAGGTGTTCGACGGCTCCCTGGCCGATGCGTCGCCGCTGTTTGCCGCCGGTAATGTCCTCGTCTCCCTGCGGGAGATCAGCACCGTCGCGGTGCTCGACGGCGCCACGGGCCGGGCGCTGTGGGCGCAGCGCGGCCCTTGGCGGCTGCAGCACCAGCCGACGCCCCACAGGGGCGATTCCGGTGGCGGCCGGCTGCTCATCTTCGATAATCGCGGGGCGCCGGAGGGCTCCCGCTTGCTGGAGATCGAACTACCGGGCGGTGAGGTGGTCTGGCGGTGGCAGGCGGATCCACCGCGCGCCTTTTCCACACCGGAGGCCGGGTCCGTCGAGCGGTTGCCCAACGGCAACCTGCTGGTCACCGAGTCGGAACGCGGAAGGGCTTTCGAACTGAGCCCCGGCGGACAGGTGGTGTGGGACTTCCAAACGCCCCATCGGGCCGGCCGCGACAACGGCCTCGTCGCTACCCTGATGGAGGTGGTGCGCTACCCTGCGGCGCTGTGGGAGCCGCCGCGGGACGAATAG
- a CDS encoding DegT/DnrJ/EryC1/StrS family aminotransferase: protein MAVPYFDLARAKQRVAQEVTARWQEVLDSGAFVLGPEVRSFEEAFTQWLGAAGCVGVANGTDALVVALRALGVKPGDEVIVPAFTFFATAEAVSLVGATPVFADVDPRTYNLDPASAGQAVTARTVGIVGVHLYGRPCDITALGELCERHDLWLLEDAAQAQGARWRDRAVGTLGTLAAWSFYPSKNLGCFGDGGAVTGPDGALLERVRRIANHGQEGRYHHLEIGTNSRLDSLQAAVLNCRLPLLDADNEARRLAARSYRENLAGVGDLSFPEDPPDALCVYHQMAVGSGRRSDLIQFLTGRKIGTSIHYPSPLHHQPAFTGTASASASLPVAERAAEELVCLPMFPEITADEVDEVCEAIAAFFSS, encoded by the coding sequence ATGGCCGTTCCCTACTTCGATCTCGCCCGCGCCAAGCAGCGGGTCGCCCAGGAAGTGACCGCCCGCTGGCAGGAGGTGTTGGACAGCGGAGCCTTCGTGCTGGGACCGGAGGTGCGCTCCTTCGAGGAGGCCTTCACCCAGTGGCTCGGCGCCGCCGGCTGCGTCGGGGTGGCCAACGGAACGGACGCCCTGGTGGTCGCCCTGCGGGCCCTCGGGGTGAAGCCCGGCGACGAGGTGATCGTGCCCGCCTTCACCTTCTTCGCCACCGCCGAAGCGGTCTCCCTGGTAGGCGCCACCCCGGTTTTCGCGGATGTCGATCCAAGGACCTACAACCTCGACCCGGCGAGCGCCGGCCAGGCGGTGACCGCCCGCACCGTCGGCATCGTCGGCGTCCACCTCTACGGCCGCCCCTGCGACATCACCGCCCTCGGCGAGCTCTGCGAGCGCCACGACCTATGGCTGCTCGAGGACGCCGCCCAGGCGCAGGGCGCCCGCTGGCGGGACCGCGCCGTCGGCACCTTGGGCACCCTTGCCGCGTGGAGCTTCTACCCGTCCAAGAACCTCGGTTGCTTCGGTGACGGTGGCGCTGTGACCGGCCCGGACGGCGCCCTCCTCGAACGGGTGCGGCGGATCGCAAACCACGGCCAGGAAGGGCGCTACCACCACCTGGAGATCGGCACCAACAGCCGCCTCGACAGTCTGCAGGCAGCGGTCCTCAACTGCCGCCTGCCGCTGCTCGATGCCGACAACGAAGCCCGCCGCCTAGCCGCCCGCAGCTACCGGGAGAACCTCGCCGGAGTGGGCGACCTGAGCTTCCCGGAGGACCCCCCAGACGCCCTCTGCGTGTACCACCAGATGGCGGTGGGCAGCGGGCGCCGGAGCGATCTGATCCAGTTCCTGACCGGCCGGAAGATCGGCACTTCCATCCACTACCCTTCGCCGCTCCACCACCAGCCGGCCTTCACCGGCACCGCCTCGGCCAGCGCTTCCCTGCCGGTGGCCGAGCGGGCCGCCGAAGAACTCGTCTGCCTGCCGATGTTTCCGGAGATCACCGCCGACGAAGTCGACGAGGTGTGCGAAGCGATCGCTGCCTTCTTTTCGTCCTGA
- a CDS encoding DUF362 domain-containing protein, giving the protein MTSKARVAVVKTRPDSVLEDIGRTMDLGEAKSYLDPAATTILKDNISWHFPYPGANTTPWQLEGTIQKLRADGYDDLVCVQNNTVVTDPKKGERLNRYLPVLDQYKVPVRYNCFADDLKWERYEPQGKMLVLPKIYPDGITIPEFFHGKNIVHLPTVKCHIYTTTTGAMKNAFGGLLNTRRHYTHSYIHETLVDLLTIQKEIHSGLFCVKDGTTCGNGPGPRTMIPEEKNILLASGDQVAIDAVAAKIMGFDPMSIKYIRLAHEAGLGCGDPRDIEVVGEDISGWNYRFSVGDNMISRFGDLVWFGPLKGIQKLLFRTPLLYFFVFGSAFYHDYAWYPTVGKKRIEHYKKNSQWMKLFDTYPEADEKRSVA; this is encoded by the coding sequence ATGACGAGCAAAGCCCGCGTCGCGGTCGTCAAGACCCGACCTGATTCCGTCCTCGAGGACATCGGCCGCACCATGGACCTCGGCGAGGCGAAAAGCTACCTCGACCCGGCGGCCACCACCATTCTCAAGGACAATATTTCTTGGCATTTCCCCTACCCGGGGGCCAACACCACTCCGTGGCAGCTCGAAGGCACCATCCAGAAACTCCGGGCGGACGGCTACGACGACCTGGTGTGCGTGCAGAACAACACGGTGGTGACGGACCCGAAGAAGGGCGAGCGCCTCAACCGCTACCTGCCGGTGCTCGACCAGTACAAGGTGCCGGTGCGCTACAACTGCTTCGCCGACGATCTCAAATGGGAGCGCTACGAGCCTCAAGGCAAGATGCTGGTGCTGCCGAAGATCTATCCCGACGGCATCACCATCCCGGAGTTCTTCCACGGCAAGAACATCGTCCACCTGCCGACGGTCAAGTGCCACATCTACACCACCACCACCGGCGCCATGAAGAACGCCTTCGGCGGCCTGTTGAACACTCGCCGGCACTACACTCACTCCTATATCCACGAAACCCTGGTCGATCTACTGACCATCCAGAAGGAGATCCATTCGGGACTCTTCTGCGTCAAGGACGGCACCACCTGCGGTAACGGCCCCGGGCCGCGCACCATGATCCCGGAGGAGAAGAACATCCTGCTGGCCTCCGGCGACCAGGTGGCCATCGACGCCGTGGCCGCCAAGATCATGGGCTTCGATCCGATGTCCATCAAGTACATCCGCCTGGCCCACGAAGCCGGCCTCGGCTGCGGCGATCCGCGCGACATCGAGGTGGTAGGCGAAGACATCAGCGGCTGGAACTACCGCTTCTCGGTCGGCGACAACATGATCAGCCGCTTCGGCGACCTGGTGTGGTTCGGCCCCCTGAAGGGCATCCAGAAGCTGCTCTTCCGCACCCCGCTGCTCTACTTCTTCGTCTTCGGCTCGGCCTTCTACCACGACTACGCCTGGTACCCGACGGTGGGCAAAAAGCGCATCGAGCACTACAAGAAGAACAGCCAGTGGATGAAGCTGTTCGACACCTATCCGGAAGCCGACGAGAAACGCTCCGTGGCCTAG